The Streptomyces sp. P9-A4 genome contains a region encoding:
- a CDS encoding MarR family winged helix-turn-helix transcriptional regulator — MTATDPALTALSQRWCALSLLHGRIEAHLERALEAGHGLSVREYSLLDVLSRQHSGPGGHLQMKQVADAVVLSQSATTRLVTRLEDRGLLTRYLCATDRRGIYTDVTEAGLKLLAEARPTNDSALREALDEAAKNPELAPLVRVVEGEPVTV; from the coding sequence ATGACCGCGACGGATCCCGCACTCACCGCGCTCTCCCAGCGCTGGTGCGCCCTCAGCCTGCTGCACGGCAGGATCGAGGCGCACCTCGAACGCGCCCTGGAGGCCGGGCACGGTCTGAGCGTGCGGGAGTACTCGCTCCTCGACGTCCTCAGCCGCCAGCACAGCGGACCGGGCGGTCACCTCCAGATGAAGCAGGTCGCCGACGCGGTCGTGCTCAGCCAGAGCGCCACCACCCGGCTCGTCACCCGGCTCGAAGACCGGGGCCTGCTCACCCGGTACCTCTGCGCCACCGACCGGCGCGGCATCTACACGGATGTCACCGAGGCCGGCCTGAAGCTCCTGGCCGAGGCCCGCCCCACCAATGACAGCGCGCTGCGCGAAGCACTCGACGAGGCCGCGAAGAACCCGGAGCTGGCCCCGCTGGTCCGGGTCGTGGAAGGTGAGCCCGTCACCGTGTGA
- a CDS encoding globin domain-containing protein: MMDAPTTTRAAGAADGREPGSTHPYEAGVPDGLAAPTDGPASPETTNEPRISGAAPATTGPAPATTGAASAATSAAPATAVGPSADAVLVRRTLEEIAPVADRVTSYFYALLFIRNPELREMFPAAMDTQRDRLLSALLTAAEHLDDAPVLTAYLENLGRGHRKYGTHSAHYPAVGEALIGALVRYASTTWDRETEAAWVRTYTTISQIMIDAAAEDERSAPAWWHAEVVSHDLRTPDVAVVTLRTDQPYPFLAGQYTTLETPWWPRIWRHYSFASAPRPDGLLSLHVKAVPAGWVSNALVHRARPGDVLRLGPPAGSMTVDHATDTGLLCVGGGTGIAPIKALVEDVAEHGDRRPVDVFYGARSGHDLYDMDTMLRLQRTFPWLSVHPVTEEQGRLPEAVCSLGPWDERDAYLSGPLGMVRRGVDALRGAGVPVERIRHDFLAELTPADQPRSGACIARTPSMLPSR; this comes from the coding sequence ATGATGGACGCTCCGACCACCACGAGGGCGGCGGGGGCAGCGGACGGCCGCGAGCCCGGGTCGACGCACCCGTACGAGGCAGGGGTGCCGGACGGGCTGGCGGCCCCGACGGACGGGCCGGCGTCCCCGGAGACCACGAACGAACCCCGGATATCGGGGGCAGCGCCCGCCACGACCGGGCCGGCGCCCGCCACGACCGGGGCAGCGTCCGCCGCCACCAGCGCGGCGCCCGCCACCGCCGTCGGACCGTCAGCCGATGCCGTGCTCGTCCGGCGGACCCTGGAGGAGATCGCCCCGGTCGCCGACCGGGTGACCTCGTACTTCTACGCCCTGCTCTTCATTCGCAACCCCGAGCTGCGCGAGATGTTCCCCGCGGCCATGGACACCCAGCGGGACCGGCTTCTGAGTGCCCTCCTGACGGCGGCGGAGCATCTGGACGATGCCCCGGTGCTCACCGCGTACCTGGAGAACCTCGGCCGGGGGCACCGTAAGTACGGCACCCACTCCGCCCACTACCCGGCTGTCGGCGAGGCCCTCATCGGGGCGCTCGTCCGGTACGCGTCGACGACCTGGGACCGGGAGACCGAGGCGGCCTGGGTGCGGACGTACACGACGATCTCGCAGATCATGATCGACGCGGCGGCGGAGGACGAGCGGTCGGCGCCCGCCTGGTGGCACGCCGAGGTCGTCTCCCACGACCTGCGCACCCCCGATGTCGCCGTCGTCACGCTCCGCACCGACCAGCCGTACCCCTTCCTCGCGGGGCAGTACACGACGCTGGAGACCCCGTGGTGGCCGCGGATCTGGCGGCACTACTCCTTCGCCTCGGCGCCCCGGCCCGACGGGCTGCTCTCCCTCCATGTGAAGGCGGTGCCGGCCGGGTGGGTGTCCAACGCGCTGGTCCACCGGGCACGTCCGGGGGACGTGCTGCGACTGGGCCCGCCGGCCGGATCCATGACGGTCGACCACGCCACGGACACCGGGCTGCTCTGCGTGGGTGGCGGCACGGGGATCGCGCCGATCAAGGCGCTGGTCGAGGACGTCGCCGAGCACGGGGACCGGCGCCCCGTCGACGTGTTCTACGGGGCGCGCAGCGGCCATGACCTCTACGACATGGACACCATGCTGCGGCTGCAGAGGACCTTCCCGTGGCTCTCGGTCCATCCGGTCACCGAGGAGCAGGGCCGGCTTCCGGAGGCGGTGTGCAGCCTGGGCCCCTGGGACGAACGCGACGCCTATCTGTCGGGGCCGCTCGGCATGGTCCGCCGTGGTGTGGACGCGCTGCGGGGAGCGGGGGTCCCCGTGGAGCGCATCCGGCACGACTTCCTCGCGGAGCTCACCCCGGCCGATCAGCCCAGGTCGGGGGCGTGCATCGCCCGGACGCCCTCGATGTTGCCGTCGAGGTAG
- a CDS encoding MATE family efflux transporter encodes MTQAPATSKATRRQHDREIVSLALPAFGALVAEPLFLMVDSAIVGHLGTPQLAGLAIAAALLSTAVSVFVFLAYATTAAVSRRVGAGDLPAAIRQGMDGIWLALLLGAAVVALTLPTSPWLVDLFGASDTASPHAITYLRISSLGIPAMLVVLAATGVLRGLQNTRTPLYVAIAGFAANGALNIGLVYGAGLGIAGSAWGTVIAQYGMAAAYLVVVVRGARRHGASLRPDPAGIRASAQAGVPLLVRTLSLRAVLMIATAVAARMGDTEVAAHQIILSLWSLMAFALDAIAIAGQAIIGRYLGADDAFGARQVCRRMVQWGVVSGVVLGALLIVARPLFVPLFTGDTTVQDTLLPALLVVAVSQPISGVVFVLDGVLMGAGDGPYLAWAMLLTLAVFAPVALLIPVLGGGLTALWWAMTLMMTVRMATLWLRSRSGRWIVTGATR; translated from the coding sequence ATGACCCAGGCCCCCGCGACCTCCAAGGCCACCCGCCGACAGCACGACCGCGAGATCGTCTCCCTCGCCCTGCCGGCGTTCGGTGCTCTCGTCGCCGAGCCTCTCTTCCTCATGGTCGACAGTGCCATCGTCGGCCACCTCGGCACGCCGCAACTCGCGGGTCTCGCGATCGCCGCCGCCCTGTTGTCCACCGCCGTCAGCGTCTTCGTCTTCCTCGCCTACGCCACCACCGCCGCCGTCTCCCGGCGCGTCGGCGCGGGCGATCTCCCCGCGGCCATCCGACAGGGCATGGACGGCATCTGGCTCGCGCTCCTCCTCGGCGCCGCCGTCGTCGCACTGACCCTGCCCACCTCGCCCTGGCTGGTCGACCTCTTCGGGGCCTCCGACACCGCTTCCCCCCATGCGATCACCTACCTCCGGATCTCCAGCCTCGGCATCCCCGCGATGCTGGTGGTCCTGGCCGCCACCGGCGTCCTGCGCGGCCTCCAGAACACCCGTACACCGCTCTACGTGGCCATCGCCGGCTTCGCGGCCAACGGCGCCCTCAACATCGGACTCGTCTATGGGGCGGGCCTCGGCATCGCCGGATCGGCCTGGGGCACGGTCATCGCCCAGTACGGCATGGCCGCCGCCTACCTCGTCGTGGTCGTACGCGGCGCCCGGCGCCACGGAGCCTCGCTCCGCCCCGACCCGGCCGGCATCCGCGCCTCCGCACAGGCCGGTGTCCCGCTCCTCGTCCGTACGCTCTCGCTCCGCGCGGTCCTGATGATCGCCACGGCGGTCGCCGCCCGGATGGGCGACACGGAGGTCGCGGCCCACCAGATCATTCTGTCCCTGTGGAGCCTGATGGCCTTCGCGCTCGATGCGATCGCCATCGCGGGCCAGGCCATCATCGGGCGCTACCTCGGCGCCGACGACGCCTTCGGCGCCCGCCAGGTCTGCCGCCGGATGGTCCAGTGGGGCGTGGTCTCGGGAGTGGTGCTCGGCGCTCTGCTCATCGTCGCCCGTCCGCTGTTCGTCCCGCTCTTCACCGGCGACACCACCGTCCAGGACACCCTGCTCCCTGCCCTGCTCGTGGTCGCGGTCTCACAGCCGATCTCCGGGGTCGTCTTCGTCCTCGACGGCGTCCTGATGGGGGCGGGCGACGGCCCTTACCTGGCCTGGGCGATGCTGCTGACCCTGGCGGTCTTCGCCCCGGTCGCCCTCCTGATACCGGTGCTCGGTGGCGGGCTGACCGCGCTCTGGTGGGCGATGACGCTGATGATGACCGTCCGGATGGCCACCCTATGGCTGCGCTCCCGCTCGGGCCGCTGGATCGTCACGGGCGCCACCCGCTGA
- a CDS encoding GNAT family N-acetyltransferase: MSDLEIRPATAEDLAAIVAMLADDPLGAQRESPDDLAPYLTAFERLANDPHQHLVVAARAGQVVGTLQLTVIPGLSRRGTTRSIIEGVRIHAAERGSGLGTRLIEWAVEESGRQGCRLVQLTSDASRTDAHRFYERLGFEASHVGFKKSL, encoded by the coding sequence ATGAGCGATCTTGAGATACGCCCCGCCACCGCGGAGGACCTCGCTGCCATCGTCGCGATGCTCGCCGACGACCCCCTGGGCGCGCAGCGCGAATCCCCGGACGACCTCGCGCCGTACCTCACGGCCTTCGAGCGCCTCGCGAACGACCCCCACCAGCACCTCGTCGTGGCCGCCCGCGCGGGCCAGGTCGTCGGCACCCTCCAGCTGACCGTGATCCCGGGCCTCTCCCGCCGGGGCACCACCCGCTCGATCATCGAGGGCGTCCGCATCCACGCCGCCGAGCGCGGCAGCGGCCTCGGGACCCGGCTCATCGAGTGGGCCGTCGAGGAATCCGGGCGCCAGGGGTGCCGGCTCGTCCAGCTGACCTCGGACGCCAGCCGCACGGACGCCCACCGGTTCTACGAGCGCCTGGGCTTCGAGGCCTCCCATGTGGGCTTCAAGAAGAGCCTCTGA
- a CDS encoding NUDIX hydrolase: MNERPVIKRTARAILLDGDDLVLIKRTKPGMDPYWLTPGGGVEPSDSTVVEALHREVHEELGAKITDVVPCFVDTVEHIVDGGVSGVKVQHFFVCRLDSMDTSLRHGPEMEEPVGEYEIVRVPFSRVGIAAVHLVPLSLRHYLDGNIEGVRAMHAPDLG, translated from the coding sequence ATGAACGAACGGCCCGTGATCAAGCGCACCGCACGCGCCATCCTCCTCGACGGCGACGACCTCGTCCTCATCAAACGCACCAAGCCGGGGATGGATCCCTACTGGCTCACGCCCGGCGGCGGCGTGGAACCCTCCGACAGCACCGTCGTCGAGGCCCTGCACCGCGAGGTGCACGAGGAGCTCGGCGCCAAGATCACCGATGTGGTGCCCTGCTTCGTCGACACCGTCGAGCACATCGTCGACGGCGGGGTCTCCGGGGTGAAGGTCCAGCACTTCTTCGTGTGCCGGCTCGACTCCATGGACACCTCGCTGCGCCACGGCCCCGAGATGGAGGAACCGGTCGGCGAGTACGAGATCGTCCGGGTCCCGTTCAGCCGGGTCGGCATCGCGGCCGTGCACCTCGTCCCCCTCTCCCTGCGCCACTACCTCGACGGCAACATCGAGGGCGTCCGGGCGATGCACGCCCCCGACCTGGGCTGA
- the rplI gene encoding 50S ribosomal protein L9 gives MKIILTHEVSGLGAAGDVVDVKDGYARNYLVPRGFAIRWTKGGEKDVAQIRRARKIHEIATIEQANEIKAQLEGTKVRLAVRSGDAGRLFGSVTPADIASAIKSAGGPDVDKRRVELGSPIKTLGSHQVSVRLHADVAAKLGVEIVAA, from the coding sequence ATGAAGATCATCCTGACCCACGAGGTTTCTGGCCTCGGTGCCGCTGGCGACGTCGTCGACGTCAAGGACGGCTACGCTCGCAACTACCTGGTCCCGCGTGGTTTCGCGATCCGCTGGACCAAGGGTGGCGAGAAGGACGTGGCGCAGATCCGCCGCGCCCGCAAGATCCACGAGATCGCGACCATCGAGCAGGCCAACGAGATCAAGGCCCAGCTCGAGGGTACGAAGGTGCGCCTGGCCGTTCGCTCCGGCGACGCCGGCCGTCTCTTCGGCTCCGTGACCCCGGCCGACATCGCCTCGGCGATCAAGTCCGCGGGTGGCCCCGACGTCGACAAGCGTCGCGTCGAGCTCGGTTCGCCGATCAAGACCCTTGGCTCGCACCAGGTCTCCGTGCGTCTGCACGCCGACGTGGCCGCGAAGCTCGGCGTCGAGATCGTCGCCGCGTAA
- a CDS encoding serine hydrolase domain-containing protein: protein MTASFDGLLPGTERALAHRVAVAQAEGRAPSFVGAVVRDGVMVWSGARSCVDGHAPDADTQFRIGSITKVFTAVLVMRLRDEGLLGLDDPLERHLKGTGVGEVTIAQLLGHSGGLAAETPGAWWERSSAVLRPELSDVLGERPFLRAPGRSHHYSNPGYTLLGSLIEAVRGVSWEEALRSEILEPLGMGRTTAQPVAPHAGGWAVHPWADVMLAEPSEDLGLMAPAGQLWSTAEDLGRFAAFLAAGDERVLALASVEEMRAPAAPDGEGEWEGSYGLGLQLVRRDGRTLIGHTGSLPGFVAALWVSVEDGLAAVALSNATSGPLTGTVAADLVGIVAEAEPRFPEPWRPLPESEVDEELLSLTGPWYWGTYAYGLRIGAERSVVLEPLRGAGRRARFRALPEGGWVGLNGYYEGETLRAVRRDDGSVSHLDLGSFVFTREPYAPADAVPGGVDEAGWRGL from the coding sequence ATGACTGCATCTTTTGACGGGCTGTTGCCGGGTACCGAGCGGGCGTTGGCCCATCGGGTTGCTGTTGCTCAGGCCGAGGGGCGGGCGCCTTCTTTTGTGGGGGCCGTGGTTCGCGACGGGGTGATGGTGTGGAGCGGGGCGCGTAGTTGTGTGGACGGGCATGCGCCCGATGCCGATACGCAGTTCAGGATCGGGTCCATCACCAAGGTGTTCACCGCGGTGCTGGTGATGCGGCTGCGGGACGAAGGTCTGCTCGGGCTCGACGATCCACTGGAACGGCACCTCAAGGGCACGGGCGTCGGTGAGGTGACGATCGCCCAACTCCTCGGCCACAGCGGTGGTCTCGCCGCCGAGACGCCCGGAGCGTGGTGGGAGCGGTCCTCCGCCGTGCTGCGGCCGGAGCTCTCCGACGTACTGGGGGAGCGTCCCTTCCTGAGGGCGCCGGGGCGGAGTCATCACTACTCCAACCCCGGCTACACGCTGCTCGGTTCGCTGATCGAGGCCGTGCGCGGGGTGTCCTGGGAGGAGGCTCTGCGGAGCGAGATCCTGGAGCCGCTGGGGATGGGCCGGACGACCGCTCAGCCGGTCGCCCCGCACGCCGGGGGCTGGGCGGTGCACCCCTGGGCCGATGTGATGCTTGCCGAGCCCTCGGAGGACCTGGGGCTGATGGCCCCGGCCGGGCAGCTCTGGTCGACGGCGGAGGATCTCGGGCGATTCGCCGCGTTTCTGGCGGCGGGTGACGAGCGGGTGCTCGCCCTGGCCTCCGTCGAGGAGATGCGTGCTCCGGCGGCCCCGGACGGCGAAGGTGAGTGGGAGGGGAGCTACGGGCTCGGCCTCCAGCTGGTGCGCAGGGACGGCCGGACCCTGATCGGTCACACGGGTTCGCTCCCGGGCTTCGTCGCCGCCCTGTGGGTGAGCGTCGAGGACGGTCTGGCGGCGGTCGCCCTCTCCAATGCCACCTCGGGGCCGCTGACGGGGACCGTGGCCGCTGATCTCGTGGGGATCGTGGCGGAGGCCGAGCCGAGGTTCCCGGAGCCCTGGCGACCGCTTCCGGAGTCCGAGGTCGACGAGGAACTGCTGTCCTTGACGGGGCCCTGGTACTGGGGCACGTACGCCTACGGGCTCCGGATCGGTGCCGAGCGGAGCGTGGTGCTCGAACCCCTGCGGGGCGCCGGGCGGCGGGCCCGGTTCCGGGCGCTGCCCGAGGGGGGCTGGGTCGGGCTGAACGGCTACTACGAGGGGGAGACGCTCCGGGCCGTACGGCGTGACGACGGCAGCGTGAGCCATCTCGACCTGGGCTCGTTCGTCTTCACCCGGGAGCCGTACGCACCCGCGGACGCGGTGCCGGGTGGGGTGGACGAGGCCGGCTGGCGCGGTCTCTGA
- a CDS encoding HAD family hydrolase, translated as MFHVKPRTRRLHLFDLDGTLIRGSAAAVEISRQLGLVDEIAALEEGFLRGLTPDEFAVRARALWAELTVEQVAAAFDGAPWLTGIREVWADIRERGDRCAVISLSPDFFVERLLAWGADVAHGSRWPAVPFTEEIHRPSILDARAKVRIARGLCEEYGVDPADCVAYGDSMSDAELFAIVPETVAVNADHHLAGLSLHSYTGGDLREAYALVQNRAA; from the coding sequence ATGTTTCACGTGAAACCCCGAACGCGACGACTCCACCTCTTCGACCTCGACGGCACCCTGATCCGAGGATCGGCGGCTGCTGTGGAGATCTCGCGGCAGCTGGGTCTCGTCGATGAGATCGCCGCCCTGGAGGAGGGCTTCCTGCGCGGGCTCACCCCGGACGAGTTCGCCGTCCGGGCGCGTGCGCTCTGGGCCGAGCTCACCGTGGAGCAGGTCGCGGCTGCCTTCGACGGGGCGCCGTGGCTGACCGGCATCCGTGAGGTCTGGGCCGACATCCGGGAGCGGGGCGACCGCTGTGCGGTGATCTCGCTCTCGCCCGACTTCTTCGTCGAGCGGCTGCTGGCCTGGGGTGCGGACGTGGCGCACGGCTCGCGTTGGCCGGCCGTGCCCTTCACCGAGGAGATCCACCGCCCTTCCATCCTCGACGCGAGGGCGAAGGTGCGGATCGCGCGCGGGCTCTGCGAGGAGTACGGGGTCGATCCGGCCGACTGTGTCGCCTACGGGGACTCGATGTCCGACGCGGAACTCTTCGCGATCGTGCCGGAGACCGTGGCCGTGAACGCGGACCACCATCTCGCCGGGCTGTCCCTCCACAGCTACACCGGAGGCGATCTGCGCGAGGCCTACGCCCTCGTCCAAAACCGCGCAGCTTAA
- a CDS encoding GNAT family N-acetyltransferase produces MPTSPSSLVHLPVRRLTSDDLLACSDLSENRGWPREEHKWGLLLTAGTGYGIDDPDGPGLAASCIVTSYGPGLAAIGMVLVAERHARRGVGRRLMQHVLAEAGDTPLTLHATPNGQPLYEQLGFSQIGRAEMVRGRFTFTTPAPAVPVRAATAEDIQAILRLDHEVFGLDRTHVITRLPAFADHLRVVEEDGEITGFAAAWPNMDTHVIGPLIARDPATAQALIASLATASDRPLRTDIDVRHTELLSWLKENGIESIAFNSVMIRSLPDLPGNWVRRFAPLTVAAG; encoded by the coding sequence ATGCCGACTTCCCCCTCTTCGCTCGTGCACCTCCCTGTCCGACGCCTCACGTCGGACGACCTCCTCGCATGCTCCGACCTCTCCGAGAACCGGGGATGGCCGCGCGAGGAGCACAAGTGGGGGCTGCTGCTCACCGCGGGGACCGGGTACGGCATCGACGACCCGGACGGCCCCGGACTGGCCGCCTCCTGCATCGTCACGTCCTACGGCCCCGGCCTCGCGGCGATCGGCATGGTGCTCGTCGCCGAACGCCACGCACGCCGAGGGGTGGGCCGTCGGCTCATGCAGCACGTCCTGGCGGAAGCCGGAGACACCCCGCTCACCCTGCACGCCACGCCGAACGGGCAGCCGCTGTACGAGCAGCTCGGCTTCTCCCAGATCGGCCGGGCCGAGATGGTGCGCGGCCGGTTCACCTTCACCACGCCCGCCCCGGCGGTTCCGGTCCGCGCGGCGACGGCGGAGGACATCCAGGCGATCCTGCGCCTCGACCACGAGGTCTTCGGCCTCGACCGCACCCATGTCATCACCCGGCTCCCCGCGTTCGCGGATCACCTGCGGGTCGTGGAGGAGGACGGCGAGATCACCGGCTTCGCGGCGGCCTGGCCCAACATGGACACCCATGTCATCGGGCCCCTGATCGCCCGCGACCCGGCCACCGCGCAGGCGCTGATCGCCTCGCTGGCGACCGCGAGCGACCGACCGCTGCGTACGGACATCGACGTGCGCCACACGGAGCTGCTGAGCTGGCTGAAGGAGAACGGCATCGAGTCGATCGCCTTCAACTCGGTGATGATCCGCTCTCTCCCGGACCTCCCGGGCAACTGGGTCCGCCGCTTCGCACCGCTGACGGTCGCGGCCGGCTGA
- a CDS encoding LysR family transcriptional regulator: MDLALLRTFVTVHRAGSFTRAAALLGLSQPAVTSQIRTLERQLGRPLFLRQARGVTPTTVGDELAHRAAPHLDALVEIADTGLDGESGVRTLHVAGPPEFTALRVLPALTPLVEQGLAVRASFLGNTAEILDGLAAGHHDLAVATARPRGGLLVATPLCDEEYVLVAAPRWAARLTPDVLLHKGAVVLEQLPVVEVHESLPFVARYWASVFETKPAVSATVIAPDLRAVRESAASGAGLAVLPRYLCEEALEQGRLVALLDPPVPPLRTYFLVVRTGTLALSLLAKAHERLLRAAGDW; this comes from the coding sequence ATGGATCTGGCCCTGCTGCGCACGTTCGTCACGGTGCACCGGGCCGGCTCCTTCACCCGCGCCGCCGCGCTCCTCGGGCTCTCCCAGCCGGCCGTCACCAGCCAGATCAGGACCCTGGAACGGCAGCTCGGGCGGCCGCTCTTCCTCAGACAGGCCCGCGGGGTCACACCGACCACCGTCGGCGACGAGCTCGCCCATCGGGCCGCTCCCCACCTGGACGCCCTCGTCGAGATCGCCGACACCGGCCTCGACGGGGAGAGCGGCGTCCGTACCCTCCATGTCGCCGGGCCTCCGGAGTTCACCGCGCTCCGCGTGCTGCCCGCCCTGACCCCGCTGGTCGAGCAGGGTCTCGCCGTACGGGCGTCCTTCCTCGGGAACACCGCGGAGATCCTCGACGGTCTCGCCGCCGGCCACCACGACCTGGCCGTCGCCACCGCCCGCCCGCGCGGCGGTCTCCTCGTCGCCACCCCGCTCTGCGACGAGGAGTACGTCCTGGTCGCCGCCCCCCGCTGGGCGGCCCGTCTCACCCCCGACGTGCTCCTCCACAAGGGCGCGGTGGTCCTCGAACAGCTTCCGGTGGTCGAGGTGCACGAGTCGCTGCCGTTCGTCGCCCGCTACTGGGCGAGCGTCTTCGAGACCAAGCCGGCGGTGTCCGCCACCGTCATCGCCCCCGACCTGCGGGCCGTACGCGAGTCCGCCGCCTCGGGCGCCGGGCTCGCCGTGCTGCCCCGCTACCTCTGCGAGGAGGCCCTGGAACAGGGACGGCTCGTGGCGCTGCTCGACCCTCCGGTCCCTCCGCTGCGGACGTACTTCCTGGTCGTGCGGACGGGGACGCTCGCCCTCTCGCTCCTCGCGAAGGCTCATGAGCGCCTCCTGCGGGCCGCCGGGGACTGGTGA
- the dnaB gene encoding replicative DNA helicase, with translation MSVPEPMDDPWADGGPSDRLPTRTRGEGRGRGRGRDDQHERGGDGPWDGGLSGFERVPPQDLDAEQSVLGGMLLSKDAIADVVEIIKGNDFYKPAHETVYAAILDLYAKGEPADPITVGAELTKRGEISRVGGASYLHTLVQSVPTAANASYYAEIVHERAVLRRLVEAGTKITQMGYAADGDVDEIVNSAQAEIYAVTEQRTTEDYLPLGDIMEGALDEIEAIGSRSGEMTGVPTGFTDLDSLTNGLHPGQMIIIAARPAMGKSTLALDFARAASIKHNLPSVIFSLEMGRNEIAMRLLSAEARVALHHMRSGTMTDEDWTRLARRMPDVSQAPLYIDDSPNLSMMEIRAKCRRLKQRNGLKLVIIDYLQLMQSGGSKRQESRQQEVSDMSRNLKLLAKELELPVIALSQLNRGPEQRTDKKPMVSDLRESGSIEQDADMVILLHREDAYEKESPRAGEADIIVGKHRNGPTATITVAFQGHYSRFVDMAQT, from the coding sequence GTGAGCGTTCCCGAGCCGATGGACGACCCCTGGGCCGATGGCGGTCCCAGCGACCGGCTGCCCACTCGTACCCGAGGTGAAGGGCGCGGCCGTGGCCGCGGGCGCGACGACCAGCACGAGCGGGGCGGAGACGGCCCCTGGGACGGCGGGCTCTCCGGCTTCGAGCGGGTCCCTCCGCAGGACCTGGACGCCGAGCAGTCCGTCCTCGGCGGCATGCTGCTCTCCAAGGACGCCATCGCGGATGTCGTGGAGATCATCAAGGGCAACGACTTCTACAAGCCCGCGCACGAGACCGTCTACGCCGCGATCCTCGACCTCTACGCCAAGGGCGAGCCGGCCGACCCGATCACGGTCGGCGCCGAGCTCACCAAGCGCGGCGAGATCTCCCGTGTCGGCGGTGCCTCGTACCTCCACACGCTGGTCCAGTCGGTGCCGACCGCGGCCAACGCCTCGTACTACGCGGAGATCGTCCACGAGCGGGCCGTGCTGCGGCGCCTCGTGGAGGCCGGCACCAAGATCACTCAGATGGGATACGCGGCCGACGGAGACGTCGACGAGATCGTGAACTCGGCGCAGGCCGAGATCTACGCGGTCACCGAGCAGCGCACGACCGAGGACTATCTGCCGCTCGGCGACATCATGGAGGGGGCGCTCGACGAGATCGAGGCGATCGGCTCCCGCAGCGGTGAGATGACCGGTGTGCCCACCGGCTTCACCGACCTCGACTCCCTGACCAACGGCCTCCACCCAGGTCAGATGATCATCATCGCGGCCCGTCCCGCCATGGGTAAGTCGACGCTGGCCCTGGACTTCGCACGGGCGGCGTCCATCAAGCACAACCTGCCCAGCGTCATCTTCTCCCTCGAAATGGGCCGCAACGAGATCGCGATGCGCCTGCTCTCGGCCGAGGCGAGGGTCGCGCTGCACCACATGCGCTCCGGCACGATGACCGACGAGGACTGGACCCGCCTCGCCCGCCGTATGCCGGACGTGTCCCAGGCTCCGCTCTACATCGACGACTCCCCGAACCTGTCGATGATGGAGATCCGCGCGAAGTGCCGCCGGCTCAAGCAGCGCAACGGCCTCAAGCTCGTGATCATCGACTATCTGCAGCTGATGCAGTCGGGCGGCTCGAAGCGGCAGGAGAGCCGCCAGCAAGAGGTCTCCGACATGTCGCGAAACCTGAAGCTCCTCGCCAAGGAGCTGGAACTGCCGGTCATCGCGCTCTCCCAGCTGAACCGTGGCCCCGAACAGCGCACCGACAAGAAGCCGATGGTCTCCGACCTGCGTGAGTCCGGCTCGATCGAGCAGGACGCGGACATGGTCATCCTGCTGCACCGCGAGGACGCCTACGAGAAGGAGTCACCCCGCGCGGGCGAGGCCGACATCATCGTCGGCAAGCACCGAAACGGCCCGACGGCCACGATCACCGTCGCCTTCCAGGGCCACTACTCCCGCTTCGTGGACATGGCTCAGACCTGA
- a CDS encoding dihydrofolate reductase family protein produces the protein MRKLIYGMNLTLDGYIAAVGDDIGWSGPPSDELFQWWLAHEQASGLSLYGRKLWETMSSYWPTGDRQPDATPAEIEFARNWRDTPKVVFSSTIDKVDWNTRLVTGDAIAEITRLKAEDGGPMNIGGATLAGAAMRAGLIDEYVIATHPVLVGGGTPFFTAPDGWVNLNLLETRTFPGGVVLTRYETRH, from the coding sequence ATGCGGAAACTGATCTACGGCATGAACCTGACCCTGGACGGCTACATCGCCGCGGTCGGCGACGACATCGGCTGGAGCGGACCGCCGAGCGACGAGCTGTTCCAGTGGTGGCTCGCCCACGAGCAGGCCAGTGGCCTGTCGCTGTACGGGCGCAAGCTCTGGGAGACGATGAGCTCCTACTGGCCGACCGGCGACCGGCAGCCCGACGCCACCCCGGCGGAGATCGAGTTCGCGCGGAACTGGCGGGACACGCCGAAGGTGGTGTTCTCCTCGACGATCGACAAGGTCGACTGGAACACCCGCCTGGTCACCGGCGACGCGATCGCCGAGATCACCCGGCTCAAGGCCGAGGACGGCGGCCCCATGAACATCGGCGGCGCAACGCTCGCCGGGGCGGCCATGCGCGCCGGGCTGATCGACGAGTACGTGATCGCCACCCATCCGGTCCTGGTGGGCGGCGGCACGCCGTTCTTCACCGCACCGGACGGCTGGGTGAACCTGAACCTGCTGGAGACGCGGACGTTTCCCGGCGGCGTGGTCCTGACCAGGTACGAGACGAGGCACTGA